Below is a window of Cytophagaceae bacterium DNA.
TCATACTCATTCCCAAGTGGTCATGCAATGTATGCTGTTGCATTTTATGGATTGCTGTTTTACATCATTATCTTGCACACTAAAAAGTATCAATTGCTCTGGGCAATTGCTTCCATAGCATTTATATTTCTAATTGGCTTCAGTAGGTTGTATCTGGTTGTTCATTTTTTAAGTGATGTTTTGCAGGATATTCACTTGGATTTTGTGGTTGCTATTATCAATTAGTATTCTTGAGATGAAAGTAAAAGATTACAAAAAAACTGACACGTAGAGGTAAGTCACAATACCTAATAATACAAACTCAAAAAAAATGCTGAACAACATCAATAAACTAGTTGAAACCACCAATGCATTTGGTATAATGGTAATGTATATTAGTGACTAAAATCTGAAATAGTTAAAAATCAATCGTTAAGGTATGCCACCTGTTTTCATAAATATAGCTAATCCTAAATCCGTAGGTATCACAAATCTGCTTGACCAATGCCAAGCCCAAACCCAGCGAATCAGATTGTGAACTATCTTTTTGAAAACGTTCAAAAAGTTGCTCCGTTGGCATTGTAAGTGGGTTACCTGTATTTTTTATAATAAGATTACGCTCATTTAGTTCAACATAAAGTTTGCCTCCAATCAGGTTATATTTAATAGCATTACTCATAAGATTATTCAATAAAACATCCAATAAATATTCATTGATTTTGATTGAAATATTTGGCAAAACATGATTTTCTAAATTCAAATTCTTGTGCTGAATCCAAACATCCAAAAGGTTTAGTTTTTCAAAAATCGCTTCTGATAAATTAATGTTTTTAGCAAGGTCAAACTGTCTGTTTTCAATTTTGGTCAAAAGTAATAAGGTTTGATTAAGCTTTGAAAGTTTGCCCAAAGATTCAATCAGAGACCCAATTTGCTGCATTTGGATTTCGGTGAGGTTATTATCTTGTAATAAAAGTTCTAAATTCGAGCCAATAACCGCCAAAGGTGTTTGGAATTCATGTGAGGCGTTTTCGGTAAAAGATTTAAGACTTTGGTATTCTCTCCTAACTTGTTCGGTCAATGAAAGCAGGTTTTTTTGTAATGTTTGAAATTCCGAAATATTGCTCTTTTCAAAAACGATGGATTCTTTTTGAGTGATTTTGAAAGTCTGCAATAAATCCAAAGTTTGATAAAAAGGCTTCCAAATACTACGAGAAAGGCGATAATTAGCAAAAAATAACATTCCGACCAATAAAATTATCAATCCTGCAAAGGCAGCAAGCAAGGCTTCGATAAGGTCTTCTGACTCATAAAGAGCTTTTCGGATTTTGATTTGATAATAACCCTCAGAAGTTTTTACACAAAATGCAATTTGTCGAAGTTCAAGTTTTCTTTGAGGAGAATTGGTTTGCAATACGGTATCTTTTAATTCGACAGGTACAAGAGTTTTTATTGGATAAACCCAAAATCTATCTAAAAAAGGTAAATCATTTTCAGGCAATTTTCCATTAATATTTACAAAATCTTCAAATTTTGTTTTTTGAATATATAACCGCTCGGTAT
It encodes the following:
- a CDS encoding HAMP domain-containing histidine kinase, with translation MTLINKATRLFLIACLIASIAGGVLCYVILKQILEEEDTERLYIQKTKFEDFVNINGKLPENDLPFLDRFWVYPIKTLVPVELKDTVLQTNSPQRKLELRQIAFCVKTSEGYYQIKIRKALYESEDLIEALLAAFAGLIILLVGMLFFANYRLSRSIWKPFYQTLDLLQTFKITQKESIVFEKSNISEFQTLQKNLLSLTEQVRREYQSLKSFTENASHEFQTPLAVIGSNLELLLQDNNLTEIQMQQIGSLIESLGKLSKLNQTLLLLTKIENRQFDLAKNINLSEAIFEKLNLLDVWIQHKNLNLENHVLPNISIKINEYLLDVLLNNLMSNAIKYNLIGGKLYVELNERNLIIKNTGNPLTMPTEQLFERFQKDSSQSDSLGLGLALVKQICDTYGFRISYIYENRWHTLTIDF